The Rhipicephalus sanguineus isolate Rsan-2018 chromosome 4, BIME_Rsan_1.4, whole genome shotgun sequence DNA window aaatacgcagctgtcagtagcgggcccgtcgctgacggcccacagtgaagcggctaccccatgttgcacggccgcccctcgctttcgggggtcaatagctgacgggtaaaaaaactcagtttcgcgcaaaggggtactgacaccttttttcgaaggcgagtttactctgccatacaaatctcctctatacacagacggctctgagcaagtgagaagctcagcaaatgctaagatattttaattcgatattaaagtcaatttttacatggcgcacctactgacatcgatactagcttgacgtcaggctacagtacaaattctggtgacatcACGCAGCAGTCTCGCTacttgtgatgacgttaggtaccaaaacttccaagatggccgcttgtgcgtcaccaacggagccacggtgcggagtggcagtggaaacgtcactatatattgtgcgagcgcgcgacgagaagctcatacccgtgttgtgacgtcagggtacagtacgaaccgaaactagcttttaaaaacatactgtaattacttttccaggcgcacttgcgcttagcactaccttttctaggctcttgagggcttgacccttcatttgacgcaaaaaaacgacaactgaaaatattcgtgtcagtacccctttaagggcgaagcaatgaatgcgcgataccaacaaattgtatgatggaggacagtttggtatgtaaggccaggttgttaacgttcaattcGCAatatgctttatcaaacacgaaaattgaccgtgggcggcgtcaatcgattgatgcaaaaaataatcatgtgatggcgtcatcatcatgtcatagatcgtcaaaacttgtgacgtcatcatggcgtcatatatcgtgatgtcacgtgatgacgccatcacgtcatcgtcgctttacactgcttccgtaatcggtgcgccgatcatggagctagcgcaaaaccaggtgaggtgcagaaagcttgcagaggaggagggggagaatcaacccgtcgatcgagaagaaaaagaacctggctttcgcctaggagttttcttaggggaattcattagggacagtgtggctctttggcattgaggcactgctgtacatcacggcgtttgtctacaatgtctgccgataaccacatagatgtatttagagtgttatttcataaagtgcaattttattgatctggtattctgtttatttgctagtgtcgaaaataatcgccgaagaggttaattcagaacactcaactgcatgagcccttattttttcattagcgagtgaagtatggagttctccggagatgattttttccatgagatttgcaatgaatcgaaatatttctagccttcataagagccccatagtaatattccggtgcttgaatgttattgcaatatgcttctgtagtgcgctccaggatgtaaaattcgctgctccagagtgctcccacaTGCAAAAtgatctgctccaaagtgctccaagatgaaaattttgctgctccaaagtgctccaaaacggaaattttgctgctccaaaaattgctccaaatcagaagtcctcggtagcatcactgtgagTGAGGAACAGAggcacgaaaccaatcatatcagaagCAGTCGTTCCGCTTAATTAAAGCTTTATTCCCACAACGGATGTGATCGCGGACGaatcagtcacgtgacatgtgacGTGATTCGGATCTCTCCGCAGCCAGCATTCACACGACAGTGGAGCATTCGTGCGACAAGCAAGGATTTCGGCATTGCTCTCCAAGGATCCCAACTTTGGTTTGGACCTGTCATTTCACGAATCGCTCCGCGCGGACCGAAGCGGGAACGCAGGAATGTCTGATGTATGGTGACGTAGTTCGCAATCCGCAGGCTCGAATCGCGATTTCGTCCATCGTGTGAATACAgcttaagcagcagttccgtttgaaggggccctgcaacacttcttgagcatggtcggaaaacgctgccaatcggtagtcaaggctctcgaaaacatgcgagccaaatattatagcactgcatgcggcctggaatttgcaattaattctcgGTTAGTTAGAAATCGCTCCcttttctctctacaaatgatgccatatacccaaacttCTTCGCCATATACCCAAGTCTGCAGCCATTGGCTAATTTGAGCATCGCGGTATGCTGCCCCGTGCCCGCactcgcaatcacactgaaagtaagctgcacatttgaagaaaaaaaaaatgctcaaggtcatgatacACGGTGACGAAGggccgcatcttcttgcccccttgtcatccccctccctgcgtagctttcagcatgcttgctagtaagaggagagagaaagcgcttggagCATGGGAGAAATTTCTGCAACtttgctcgtacttgacggattctaaaaatttttgctgcaTGTGATTCGTGAAGCATCATGTGTtaatagtgagactattccattatagctaagaaaagtgttgcagggcccctttaagagatttCATTTACTGAGTTTGCTGTATTGGAAAGAAGTTCAGTCCTTCAAAAAGCACCCTCGCAAGTGAAACGGTTGTCCCCACAGGAAGGGGGACTACCACCGCTACCTGGCCGAGTTTGCAACGGGCAACGACCGCAAGGAGGCAGCCGAGAACAGCCTGGTGGCGTACAAAGCGGCCAGCGACATCGCCATGACGGAGCTGCCGCCCACACACCCGATCCGGCTGGGCCTGGCgctcaacttctcggtcttctacTACGAGATCCTCAACTCGCCCGACCGGGCCTGCCGGCTGGCCAAGGCAGCTTTCGACGATGCCATCGCCGAGCTGGACACCCTTAGCGAGGAGAGCTACAAGGACTCCACGCTCATTATGCAGCTGCTCAGGGATAACCTCACCCTCTGGACCTCCGACATGCAGCACGACGGTGGGTGCATTTATTTGAGTTTTCCGCTTATCAACTGGTCCCACCTTATCGTGTTCCTTGTAGTTACAGTAGAACCCCAGATGAGGCAGAAGCTCAGGAGAAGATGGaagtttgaagagatgaaaaattctcgaACACGAGGTGccactagagccaacgtttcgacaagcggtctcgtcttcttcaaggctgcaatttGAATgaagccttgaaaaagacaagaccCCAACGTTACGCTTCTTAGGGCATTACAGAAAGGGCATATGATCCGGGATAAGGTATATCGTCTTATGTCTAATTCGAAAAGCTCCATGGAAGGGAATGTAACAGGGCAGTATGGTTGGCAATTATGGCTAAGTACTTGTAAGACATGAAGGCAATCTTGATGTTCCTTGTAAAAGTGGCATCAAATGGCAGGTGCCATTTGGAGTTGCATAACATCGTTTGCATGACGGGGCTTGTTTTGGCTTATAAACCTTGACTCCGCTTGCCCGTTTGAAACCGAGTGGCACTGGGCACCGAAAGATGTTGGTTGCAAGCGAATCTATCTTGCGGCAAGATACACATTCATTTGCCATGCGGGGTTGCCTCTGTTTCAGAAAACGTGGGAAACATGGTTGCTGAATGCGTGCAATTTCCTGGGTAAAAATTCCTTCATCTTGTGGACAAAAACGCAATACCATTGTTGACAACAGCTTTCTTAAGATTCCCAAACTTGGCAGAAGTGTCGGGCACTAGATGTCGGGGAAGGCTGCTGGAAGCCCTGGTGTCCAGATAATGGGGCTTGAGCTTGGCGAATGACATTAGTTGGGTACAACTTCAGAAGGCAGCAACATTTCCACTTTAAAAGCACGAAAAGGGCCCACTGTACTGGAGAGGTAACGCGTTAAAAAttattcttgggcgagttggtttacgtGTACATGAGCCGTCCCAGCGCGAAGGAACATGCACAGCGCAAGAGAGGACATGAcatcgcgagcgcgccatgaggtGGCACTATTTCGTTGAATTTTCAGAATTTTGTAAGGATTTTATGTGGTAGCTTACAGGTTGGCAGGTATGtgcatgggaatgctgggatgTGATTGTATTGGTTGTGGTCTACTGCACCCCCTCTTCCAAAGATGGAGGGCGGTAGCGTGTTCTGCCTTGCaactggtcttttttttttcttccgcaggTGAAGGTGAACAGAAGGAGCAGGCACCAGAGGTTGAAGACCAAGACGTTTCGTAAGAGTGGCACTAGGCTTTCTCTCTACAAGGAATGtgagcagcaacagcagcagccgcagatgaagaagaaagggggggggaaACCAGTGGTGGATCAAGTGATCTGTCTTTGCGACTAGTATGTGCTTGTTAGTGACCTAAAATGCTGCAGGAGTCTGTCCCcccttttaattttattttttctccgtgttttctaaaaaaaaaaagttcttgacGACGCGCATAAATAAGCTTCTtccgaaatcgaaaaaaaaaagtttgcattttagccggtcttttttttttttttttttccttcacgttACAGTAGAGGAATCTTTCGGTCCTTTTTTGGCCCCATTGCACGCAGTGTCCCCATTTTGGCTGCCGCCGCGTCGGACCTGGCTTGGCCGCCGGGCATTTTACTTAGCGTAGCATTCTTGTAACCGGGCCttgaccaataaaaaaaaaaaaacgctttggaTGGTGTGACGGCAGAGCAGCCCGAAAGACGGTGCGTGCACGGCGTTTGGCCTCGGCATCGTAGTGGGCTTTGCCCAAGTTGCATAGTCGCGCCGCGGTCGGGAGGTGCCTCCTTGCTTTTCGGGATGTGGTCCGCGAGCCACCTTTTTCTGTTTAAAGTCTTCTCCACTGCAACATTTGCAAGGTTCACACGTTTAGTGAGGTATTGTTTGGTGTTCAGCTTGTTGAGGGGATAGATGgggtatatgttttttttttttttagtcccaTGGGGCAAGTCTCGGTTGTTTTTGAGGTTCCACCCCCCTCTATTCTGGCTTTAGGAGCTTGGGCACGCATCTGGCACAGCCGTTTTTGGGACTCTTTGCcgccgtcattttttttttttttttttgtctgggtGATGTGAACGAGAATCTCTGTTGAGTTCCTTAGTCCGGAATGGTTTTGCCGAGACACGTTAGTAAAGCGTGCCCTTTTGTGTTTCGACAGTGCTGCTTTCCAAACTAGTTTTGGCTAAATAGGGAGAGAAGCCGGGTGAAAGAAAGCCTCTTTTAGTGTCTGCAGTGTGTGTTTGTTACAGTGTCTGTTGGTCAGCTGTGCAACTTCCTTGCAGtactcaagttttttttttgtcttgtgttTTGACAAGCAGACATTCCACAATGTACTCGAGATGCCTTGTACTTCAAAAAGGGCGGTCCTTCTGCgaaacagagtaaaaaaaaacgagcaagcAATAGTATATGCAGCGTTTGACCCTCTTTCCGCGTGCTGGCATTTGGCGTAGCCGAGGCAATTGGGAGGGCGATCCCCATGACGTCCGGGGAGGAGTGTGAGGAGCATAGTCGTTGACTGCTCGGCGCTTGGCTTGCCTAGGTGTCGCCGTGGTTACGGCCGCCTAGCGTTCCATGCGTGTCGCTCACCCTCTCTCGCCAGTACTTTTGCCAATGGCTCACCATGCACAGTGCGTTGGGCCGAGCACTTTATTCTTCTGTTCTCTCGACTTTTCCGTTTAGGTGGTGCCTTTCATTCACACTTCATGTGTTGCATGTGCCAGAAACCAGGATCTACTAGAAGATTTGCGCcatccaatttttctttttttttaaacgtcaTTAGCGTTGCACATTCATGTTCCCCATACTCTCCCATATTGATTGAGAACGTTTGGGAGAACAGTCAGACGCTGTGTGTGAGTGTCTTGTGTATGTGCGagtgtctttcttcttttttttaaagaccaTTTACTTCTGAAAAACTGTAGTTGTAGTGCCATTTTGGGCGCCAAGAATGTATACCttcgcagtgaaaaaaaaaaaggttccccCCAATATGTTGAATGCCTTGCAGCGCTTGTTAATGGGTGTcagtttcttttcatttttttttttctttttccattgcGGTCTTTCTCGTTGCTTTCACCTGCCTTTTGGGTGAGCAAGTCTCTTGTGGTGCACAAGTCGCCGTTTTTCAGGCCTCCTGCATAAAGCATtccggatgtttttttttttctttttttcttttaattccttTGAGACAGTCGCTACCAACCGAGCTTTTTATACagttcacatttttctttcctctGTTCAAAGTCCTCCTTTTTTTAAAATCACGGCAGATGTATTGCATTTGTTGCGGCAGCCCTAGGCACTGCCTTCGCGAAACTGCGCCTTTCGACTCGAAGGCGGTGATGAAAAGACACCGCCGACATGTCTTGGGACTTGCGCGAGATTAGTTACGCTCATTTTATATAATGCACACCCAAAGATGGCGAAAATATTTCTCCAGAGAACAATTTTTTGACATGTGATGTTTGTTGTGTAAGAACAGCTTTGTTCAGCTGCTTTTTCGTGCTGTGCAgatgatttctttcttttttaaatatgttTCTTGTCTCAGTGTTCGTGCAGCATTTGTGGAAGCACTTACGTCTTTGCTGTGGACACACACACATGCCCATGTCTCAGCCCCTCACACACCTTCCCCACCCACTCCTCCAGTTGTTCTTTGGCGCCTCGCTATCTCGGTGCAGCTGGAACAATGCGGCCGCAGCGTTTTTTTCAAGAGAGGGGGCTCGTACGATTGTGTCCGAAGAGTGTGGTTTACCCCTGACGTAGTCATTTTTGCGCCCGTCTGCCACGCCTCTTCTCTTCCTGCCCCCTTTGACCACTTTTCCacagttctccccccccccccttttgtgtGCTAGGATGCATGTACTACGACTTTATATCTCTGCATACTATGGCATCGTGTAAATTGGgtaataaaaaaactaaaaatttcAGACAACCTACAAGACTGCTTCGTTTCCCTGATTTTCTCTCTCCATTTGTGGGCACTGCGACTGGACGTGCGATTTCATAGCACCCGAATGGTAGCCAGTTGGTACCTGTGCTAAGCATGGAAAAGGCTGCAGCATTGctgggaaatacggaactctttatttgggtgtACACTcagacctcattataacagtcccatctgccacaaaaataacttcgttatatctgaaaattcattataaacgtttatttgtaacactgtagctatgacaagactagtcttcatttacttcgttatacccgtgttcgttatatcgaggtttgagtttAGTGCCtggaaaatgaaaagtcaaggtaAAAGCAATTTGTTTGACATTTTGGccacacaaaaaagacgaggacagaggaggTACGTAACGAGGACAGTAGGGAGGACTTAAATGTGTCTGCGCATATCATAAATCTCTATGTATTGctaaaatattaatgagaactaacaagcCAGCTGCCTGCTcataaaagatcacgtgctgcgtgactccaacaggcagaaaaagttttacacactcgccgccatggctgcgattggcaccgactaacactcctaggtttaaatccacatatataccccataaagtggacgggaggatgaccgccgccgtagctcagtggtagagcatcggacgcattattcaaaggttgcaggttcggtccctacccggcggcaagttatcttttcgtccactttcttcacatttatattctaattattacaaataacccctactttccttggcattattgcttgttagttctcattaatattgtgtctaacaaacaaaaaaacgagcccttaaaagtcatctttcctttACATATTAAGTCTTTCAGTGAATAAAAttagttgaaagtttaccgcccgtgctGTCGTAcctctctctgtcctcatcttttttgtgcggtcaaaatgtaaAACGGTAAGCACCAACTAGGTCAAACGGAAGTTCTCCTGAAAAGCAATTTGCGCTGTACTCTGATAGCGCCGCGGCGAGGACAGTTGTTAGCTGTCGAGTAAATGTGATCAGCAGTAAAGAATGTTGGCGTTTTATACCTGTGGCATCAAAAATTCCAGCGTTGTCGTTGGTGGCCGGGTTAGTTCCAGAGTAAACTACTGTTCGCGTCTAATCAACCTATCATTGCAATATAAATGAGAGTTTTGTAAGAATACCTGATCAAGCTAAACTGAATTGATGGTACTATTTTTGAACACTAAATATTAGGCGTgcgcaaatattcgaaattttgaatattgtTCGAATAgtttttgctatttgattcgcactgaaattttactattcgaactattcgaacttcccaatgacaaatgcagtcaacgtccgattgaaagtgaccccttcggattttcaatatgcttcacctcattacactctcgtattgcggcaaagctgcctttcaagctccgttacggtcgaatttggccaagagacaacgtccgattggaagtggtccctagattttcaatatgcttcacctcctcacacccctgtattgcggcaaagctgcctttcaagcttccgttacggtcgaacttagccgagagacagtcaacgtccgtttggaagtggtccctagattttcaatacgcttcacctcatcacaaccccatattgcggcaaagctgcctttcaagctccgctacggtcgcaaatgtattaactcaagaaaacgctggttccaatttggagatgaaagatgtggcagagttgggggctcaattaatgctgttttggacctgaaatttgggcaggaagttcgaaaaatcggacgccgaagctttttgcatccaaaatttcggatgttcttatgtatcgacgtctacaaagcagatttggaactccggacttgaagggagcacacccttctctgccacatcagttgggcttccacagaagttgaaagaggaggagaggctgaggaaatggcatctctgcctatcatttgtaaagtgttgtcagcaacactttggttgcaccaaatcatgtacataaatacaattcggcctctacattgcctcactcttgataagaaagacaactatgaaatatgaccccaccagcgcttcatcaacctagcgaaaagaaacactcatgttgctatctcacaagaacatacttagggattctccgcaactttttctgtaatttcacttcgaagtattcgaaaaatgtttgagaaatatttgaaaattattcgattcaattcgcactcaatctttattattcgaattcgcttcgcacccaaaattttgctattcgcacagctctactaaataTGTATTTGTTTTGGAAGAGCTGAGATGGTAGTGTGGCAGTAGTGGTGGTGCCATTTTAGAAGTGGGGTTGTATATTTTGGTTGCACATCTCATGGTAACTGATCAATGAATGAGCTGTGAATAGATCTGAACTGCTCCTGTGAGATTTTACGGAGCCCATAACCGGTGCATGTTGAAACAACATGCACTCGCCTTACCCCAAGCCAAACCGACAGCTTTAGACAGCTCATTGTTGATTGAAGTTAGTAGGATAGTTGGGAAAAGAAACTTTATTGATGGTGTTATACATCCCTGAGTGCGATTTACCTAGGCAATAATGCCATAACAAATGACTGACTCTTCATTATTTTTTACCGAACAGTAACGGCAATAAAAACGGACTCATGCTTTGAATTGTTCAATTCTTTCATCCAATCTGCCCCGTGCATAGCTACACTCTTTAGCTATAATGTGTACCAACCAGTCCAAGTTGGCACTCTTTTGCAGTTTATTTCAAAATAGGCTACCTGTTGTTTAGTGATGCATGGATTGGAGGGACTGTCAGTGGGCTGTTACAGTACGAAATAAGGGGAACTgtttgaggggctcgtttctttgctagacacaactaatgaaacgaacacacaagccaaggaaagcatagaggacattgttgtgtttaactgtagtgtagtgatTATAACATAAATAGAACGGAATTAAAGCAGATGAAGAAGcatcctttccgtcggtgggatgcaaacccacaaccttcaagcCGTGCCTGATGCTCAACCAAATGAGCTACGATGGAGGGCACTCCCTTGTGCCACATGAGCCACATGATTTTGAGTTTATTCCTATACAAAAGCCAGGTGTGATCATGTAGCATGAAGGGGATTGTTTCTTGTCGACATAACTGAGTTCAGTTTAATTAAACCCTTCAGATGACCACAAGGGGAGAGTGAGATTGTGGCACCGGCATCATTTCATAGCCAACAACTCTGTCGACATAGAGAGCACTTAAAAAATCTGAAGATTTGTGATGGTGCGCTTCACGTACAGCGAATACAAACTCCGCATCACATGAGGTGATCCAAACTGGTGCAAATGCTGTTTGTTATCGCAGGTAAAATATCTAGAAGGCACACAGAACAATGAAGAGGCTTCAGACAAGTGGAGAAACCAGCGCAATTACGAAATTGCTAGAGCATGTAAAAGATTGTAATACTTTTATTTGCTGTGCCAGCGCACTCTTGGTACTTGGAGCAAGCAACTTTCTGTAAGTTCCCAGAGGTAAGCGGTAAAACTGGGTTAAAGGGGAtgtgcaacactttttcatgtAATTGAAAGACCTCACTACCGTAGTTTATTGCATCGCAAATCGATTGCTGCAGAAATTTTTCGAGCCTTGGGAATGACTTGGGAACAAGAAGATACGTCGGCACTTTCCCTTCTCTTTAAATACATTTTCTCACCTTCACTGTGGTCACAAGTGCATTAGCGCTGCTACTGTGGGCGCGTGGTGCCACCCAGAACTAGGCAGCCCAAgaatgttcaaatcagccaatggcagtgTCCTTCCCTCCTCTGGCCTTAGGTTGTCCCTCCAACAGCATAATTTGCTGAGAGAAGAGTGATCGATTTGTAGCTGTCTCTGAAatataattgtaaattccctGTTGCATGcagtgctataatatttggcgCACACATTCTCGGGAGTCTCAACTCCCATTGGGcggtgttttctgaccatgctcaaaaagttaTGCCGGCCTCTCTAAAGCTTTACCAGTCACTAAAGAGGCATCAGTGCACGAATTATCCTTTCGTGAGAATTGATGcaataaaaacgagaaaaaaatagcATAATCGAGGCATTCGtttatttacaaatgtaacagatTCAAGTGTTTGAATGACATATTTACAGTCACTTACAGAGCTCAGATGCCGTAAACCCAAAGCTCTAGAGCGTCATGCAAGTGGCGTATAGCTATTTGTTTGTACTCTGGATGCCAGACTGTTGTAGCACCCATTCGGGTGTCACGGCAATCGATGCGAGCATGTCGTCGGTGATCCTGCACAAATAGAAGGCATTTCAAAGGCTGTTACTGGTTTAAGTGCCATGCCATATCCACATTTCAGGCTGCAAGAACCTGTGCCTCTGGAAAGTACACGGGATTACAGTGCCCTCTGTTGCCGCACGAGGTGTCACACCATGCAAATGTATGCAGCCTGAGCATAGCATTACCTGATACTGTTTCAGCTGCCGGCCAGCTTTCGTATGTGCTGGGACCGTGCCAGTAGATAGAGGTAACAGTCATAAACGAGTAATAATAAAACGTTCCACTGTATACAAGCTGGTCCACAGTGAACAGGAGATGAATGGATCACGGTGATCGGTCAGAACAACACCGGTGCATACCCTTTTCTGTAAAACTGCAGGGCATGGCATCGAACTCCTTGCGGGCATGCAGGCACACACACATTTGCATGCTTGATAACTGATTTATCTTTCTCTAAAAGCGAGTAAGTAGACGTGGTAGATCTGGCCAGGTTCTTAGATGTTACTTGGCAAACAGAAGTTTCATCGGTGCTGTTTCTCTTTTCCAACTTACTCTATCCCCCTGTTTATAGATATAGAATTACACAACTTGTCCGACAACTGCCACGAGGAGCCATATGCAGGCATTTGGAGGGAAATTTGCACAGGTGGAGCTTTTGTGGAAGTGCATTGCAGTAATGGACAGGACCACTATTTGGCCACTGAAGTGTACTGTCACTATCTTTAGCTTTCATTGTGTTCTCTTCAAACAGGCACATGTGTGTACTGTAATCTCCCTTACACATAGGGATGTTGGCATTCTCGCAAGACTAACGTTCGTGTACGAGTTTGCCGCAGCTTGAGGTTCATaattcaaagaaaaaaacatttttgtctTGTAGTTTTACAGATACAGTACTcttcattttgttgttgtttctcgTGCAGTTTCTGACATGCAAGCTGCGGAAGTGGCTGCAAGTCTTTGCTTCAAGCATGCTCTTCAGAGATGCTGTATCTATATAGCATTACAACCttaaaaacaaacgaacaagaactgCAGTTGCAGGACTGTTGCTTACTTTACTTTCGACTTCTTGTGCTTCTTGCGAGGTCGCTGCACTTCGGGTTCTTCGATCTCGACCAATTGCACGGTAGAGTCAGTAAAGAGTTTAATACCTGCACGAGGAAAAACAATAGTTGTCAGACGCCTttgaggaaaacaaaaaaagaaaaagaaagaacttaGAGAAAAAATTAAATGCCACTTGCCTGTACTGTCGTCATTGTCTTGTACTTCAAGATGCTTATCAACTATTTTGATTTTCCTGTAGAGAGAGGCAGTACAAAGTAGTGTGTAAACATTCATACTCTTCTGCAAGTATCTGGAGGAGATAACcgttttttttcggggaggggagggggggtgtcaaCCACCTTTTTTGTTCAGTATGTTCGTACGTATGTTTGTATGTGTATGAGTAAAAAATTACGGGAGGGGCGGGGGGCTCTGGGCGCCAAATTCAAGGGCGGAAAGTTTCGCTTTCATTTTTATTCGGTACTGATTAACTCTACCCGTCGAAGATGAAACAAGGTATGCTTTAGTAGGCATTCGTCATCGGAGTAGAATTATTTGCTGTGTAGTGGTTGTTTAAACAACGCTTAGGAGTCATCTGCCTTGACACGCACCACCGGCTAACTCGCACTTACTTGTCCAAGGTATTTGACAAGCTCTTGGCGAGAAACTGTCTGCATTCCGTCGACAAATCTGTTATTGTTGTGCCGGTATCCCCGCATGCGTCGTTACTTTCTTGCACGCTGAAAAGACGACGAAAAAAACAAAGTGGTTTGTTCACCAGGCAGCACGGAGGTTGATCGGGATGGCCGCATTCAAAACGTAATGAACATACCTTTCTTGCGACTTCTGTCCCTGCTTTTTCGCAAAAATATCGTTGACAGTAACCGCCGCTTCTCGCAGTCGTTCATCGTTCTCATCAGAGCTGCTGTCCGACATCGTGTTTCACAGTTGTCACAGAGCGGTGTGGCGTCTGTAATCGGTACTACATGATTTATCAACGCACGGGGTTCTGATACTTTCTTTAAACGGTTATCTGCGCTGAACACTTACAACTGAGGCGCTCCGGTACTGAAAGTTGAGCTGGCCATTCATCCATGCATTCATCATACGGGCGCCGCCATTTTAACTACAGGTCGTACTTGACTTAGCTAGGACATTTGAGTCAAGACAAGTAAAC harbors:
- the LOC119389865 gene encoding 14-3-3 protein epsilon, whose protein sequence is MAEREDNVYKAKLAEQAERYDEMVEAMKRVASLDVELTVEERNLLSVAYKNVIGARRASWRIISSIEQKEENKGSESRLDMIRQYRIQVETELKEICQDILDVLDKHLIPTASTGESKVFYYKMKGDYHRYLAEFATGNDRKEAAENSLVAYKAASDIAMTELPPTHPIRLGLALNFSVFYYEILNSPDRACRLAKAAFDDAIAELDTLSEESYKDSTLIMQLLRDNLTLWTSDMQHDGEGEQKEQAPEVEDQDVS
- the LOC119389867 gene encoding uncharacterized protein LOC119389867 → MSDSSSDENDERLREAAVTVNDIFAKKQGQKSVQESNDACGDTGTTITDLSTECRQFLAKSLSNTLDKKIKIVDKHLEVQDNDDSTGIKLFTDSTVQLVEIEEPEVQRPRKKHKKSKVKITDDMLASIAVTPEWVLQQSGIQSTNK